Proteins encoded together in one Bradyrhizobium sp. PSBB068 window:
- a CDS encoding MAPEG family protein, translating to MYHYTAIVTCLAVAFYFFTSTQVSRARAAYGVKLPAISGNPDFERIFRIQMNTLEWMPIFLPSLWLFAIYVGDAAAAAIGAIWVIGRIVCFIGYREAVAKRSPGFAIQAVASIVLWVGAIGGAAWRLAH from the coding sequence ATGTACCATTACACGGCCATCGTCACCTGCCTTGCCGTTGCGTTCTACTTCTTCACCTCGACACAGGTTTCGCGCGCCCGTGCCGCCTACGGCGTCAAGCTGCCGGCGATTTCTGGCAATCCGGATTTCGAGCGCATCTTCCGCATCCAGATGAACACGCTGGAATGGATGCCGATCTTCCTGCCGTCGCTGTGGCTGTTCGCGATCTATGTCGGCGACGCTGCCGCGGCCGCGATCGGCGCGATCTGGGTGATCGGCCGCATCGTCTGCTTCATCGGCTATCGCGAGGCGGTGGCGAAACGCAGCCCCGGCTTCGCCATCCAGGCGGTCGCCTCCATCGTGTTGTGGGTCGGCGCGATCGGCGGCGCGGCGTGGCGTCTGGCGCATTGA
- a CDS encoding iron ABC transporter permease translates to MSASGTITRRAFAGGALALALGGKGFAQGFAGLGENAEGFSAVTPGKPFAFPVDHGPHPEFRIEWWYVTANLSDASGAAYGAQWTLFRQAMKPGGPNEGWANQQLWMGHAAVTSATTHRFSETFARGGVEQAGVAAVPFHAWIDAWEMRGLDGFDAQRVAPLELKASAADFSTTLRLDADRALVLQGDHGYSRKSDRGQASYYYSQPFYTASGRIVIDDKPVDVTGTAWMDREWSSQPLAADQTGWDWFSLHLPGDEKLMLYRLRQQDGRENLFGNWITPDGRSTEIAAAGNSLTPIATTEIAGRKLPTSWRVALPARGLAIETTPLNPRSWMGTSFPYWEGPIRFSGSYAGIGYLEMTGY, encoded by the coding sequence ATGAGCGCTAGCGGCACGATCACGCGGCGCGCGTTTGCCGGCGGCGCGCTGGCGCTGGCACTCGGCGGCAAGGGCTTTGCGCAGGGCTTTGCCGGGCTCGGCGAGAATGCCGAAGGTTTTTCCGCCGTCACGCCGGGCAAGCCGTTCGCTTTCCCTGTCGATCACGGCCCACATCCCGAGTTCCGGATCGAGTGGTGGTACGTCACGGCGAATCTTTCCGACGCCAGCGGCGCGGCCTATGGCGCGCAGTGGACGCTGTTCCGCCAGGCGATGAAGCCGGGCGGCCCCAACGAGGGCTGGGCCAACCAGCAACTCTGGATGGGGCATGCCGCCGTGACCAGCGCCACCACGCATCGCTTCAGCGAGACGTTTGCGCGCGGCGGTGTCGAGCAGGCCGGTGTCGCGGCCGTGCCTTTCCACGCCTGGATCGATGCCTGGGAGATGCGCGGGCTCGATGGATTCGACGCGCAGCGGGTCGCGCCGCTCGAGCTCAAGGCCTCCGCCGCCGACTTCTCGACCACGCTCCGGCTCGACGCCGACCGTGCGCTGGTTTTACAAGGCGACCACGGCTACAGCCGCAAATCGGATCGCGGGCAGGCCTCATACTACTACAGCCAGCCGTTCTACACGGCGTCCGGCCGCATCGTGATCGACGACAAACCGGTCGACGTAACCGGCACGGCGTGGATGGATCGCGAATGGAGCAGCCAGCCATTGGCGGCCGACCAGACCGGCTGGGACTGGTTCTCACTGCATCTGCCCGGCGACGAGAAGCTGATGCTGTACCGGCTGCGCCAGCAGGACGGCCGCGAGAACCTGTTCGGCAACTGGATCACGCCGGACGGCCGCTCGACCGAGATCGCAGCCGCCGGCAATAGCCTCACCCCAATCGCGACCACCGAGATCGCCGGCCGCAAGCTGCCGACATCATGGCGCGTCGCTCTGCCGGCGCGCGGCCTCGCCATCGAGACCACGCCGCTCAATCCCCGGAGCTGGATGGGCACCAGCTTCCCCTATTGGGAAGGCCCGATCCGCTTTTCAGGCAGCTATGCCGGAATCGGCTATCTTGAGATGACGGGATATTAG
- a CDS encoding ABC transporter substrate-binding protein, with protein sequence MKSGFLAAVAACSLMLAAPAMAQGVKIGILNDQSGVYADYGGKYSVEAARMAIEDFGGEVLGQKIEMITADHQNKPDLATSIARRWYDADGVDMITELTTSSVALAVQELSKEKKKVDIVVGAATSAITGAACTPYGFHWAFDTHALAVGTGGALVKAGGDSWFFLTADYAFGYALEKDTSEIVTAAGGKVLGSVRVPLNSSDFSSFLLQAQSSKAKVIGLANAGQDTTNSIKQAAEFGIVRGGQKLAGLLMTLAEVNGLGLEAAQGLVLTEGFYWDHDDKSRAFSERFFKRTGRMPSMIHAGTYSATLSYLKAVKAAGTKDSDAVAKKLKELPVDDAFAQGKVQENGRMVHDLYLFEVKKPSESKKPWDYYKQLAVVPGDQAFPKAKDSGCPLTK encoded by the coding sequence ATGAAGTCGGGATTTTTGGCCGCGGTAGCGGCGTGCAGCCTGATGCTGGCGGCGCCGGCGATGGCCCAGGGTGTCAAGATCGGCATCCTGAACGACCAGTCGGGCGTCTACGCGGATTACGGCGGAAAATACTCGGTCGAAGCCGCCAGGATGGCGATCGAGGATTTCGGCGGCGAGGTGCTCGGCCAGAAGATCGAGATGATCACCGCCGATCACCAGAACAAGCCCGATCTCGCGACCTCGATCGCGCGGCGCTGGTATGACGCCGATGGCGTCGACATGATCACCGAGCTGACAACCTCGTCGGTGGCGCTCGCGGTCCAGGAGCTCTCGAAGGAAAAGAAGAAGGTCGACATCGTGGTCGGCGCAGCGACCTCGGCGATCACGGGCGCGGCCTGCACGCCCTACGGCTTCCACTGGGCGTTCGACACCCATGCGCTCGCGGTCGGTACCGGCGGCGCGCTGGTGAAGGCCGGCGGCGACAGCTGGTTCTTCCTCACCGCCGACTATGCGTTCGGCTACGCGCTGGAAAAGGACACCAGCGAGATCGTCACCGCTGCCGGCGGCAAGGTGCTGGGCTCGGTGCGCGTGCCGCTGAACTCGTCGGACTTCTCCTCCTTCCTGCTGCAGGCACAGAGCTCGAAGGCGAAGGTGATCGGCCTCGCCAATGCCGGCCAGGACACCACCAACTCGATCAAGCAGGCCGCCGAGTTCGGCATCGTCAGGGGCGGCCAGAAGCTCGCCGGCCTCCTGATGACGCTCGCCGAGGTGAACGGTCTCGGGCTCGAGGCCGCGCAGGGCCTGGTGCTGACCGAGGGGTTCTACTGGGATCATGACGACAAGAGCCGCGCCTTCTCCGAGCGCTTCTTCAAGCGCACCGGACGGATGCCGAGCATGATCCACGCCGGCACCTATTCGGCGACGCTGAGCTATCTGAAGGCGGTGAAGGCCGCCGGCACCAAGGACTCGGATGCGGTCGCCAAGAAGCTGAAGGAGCTGCCGGTCGACGACGCCTTTGCCCAGGGCAAGGTGCAGGAGAACGGCCGCATGGTCCACGACCTGTATCTGTTCGAGGTCAAGAAGCCGTCGGAATCGAAGAAGCCGTGGGACTATTACAAGCAGCTCGCCGTGGTGCCCGGCGACCAGGCTTTCCCGAAGGCCAAGGACTCGGGTTGCCCGCTGACGAAGTGA